The following coding sequences are from one Leptolyngbya sp. NIES-3755 window:
- a CDS encoding cobalt ABC transporter inner membrane protein CbiQ (similar to AA sequence:cyanobase_aa:LBDG_34850) → MILLHIGALHLAEAEENKTAWHRLTPRSRVLCALLLVFAIALTPNGRWWTWAIYGSAIALIILTSRVRLTVLLKRVAVEFVFIGVVILGTLFRGGGHVLFQWGWIQITTEGLTVLGSVALKAFLSLLILNTLVLTTSIPALLHALAALKMPPLLVAILSSMYRYISVLSDEFHSMQKAARSRNLMSNPKRQRIIIGNMFGSLFIRTYERGERVHQAMLARGYQGLPPMAEVQKGGRRDILALTFTIAVLLFGQALYLFHAP, encoded by the coding sequence ATGATTCTGTTGCATATTGGCGCACTTCATCTCGCTGAAGCTGAGGAGAATAAAACGGCTTGGCATCGATTGACTCCTCGATCGAGAGTTTTGTGCGCCTTACTACTGGTTTTTGCGATCGCACTGACTCCGAATGGTCGGTGGTGGACTTGGGCAATTTATGGAAGCGCGATCGCGCTGATTATTCTCACCAGTCGCGTTCGATTAACGGTTCTTCTAAAGCGAGTTGCAGTTGAATTTGTTTTTATTGGTGTGGTCATTCTTGGTACGCTGTTTCGAGGAGGCGGACATGTACTGTTTCAATGGGGTTGGATACAAATTACAACTGAAGGTTTAACCGTTCTTGGTAGTGTTGCACTAAAAGCATTTTTATCGTTACTGATTCTAAATACTTTAGTTCTAACGACTTCGATTCCTGCATTGCTTCATGCGTTGGCAGCTTTGAAAATGCCGCCGTTACTTGTGGCGATTCTTTCGTCGATGTATCGGTATATTTCTGTGCTGAGTGATGAATTTCATTCGATGCAAAAAGCGGCTCGATCGAGAAACCTGATGAGCAATCCTAAACGTCAGAGAATCATCATTGGTAATATGTTCGGTTCATTGTTCATTCGCACTTATGAGCGGGGTGAACGAGTGCATCAAGCAATGTTAGCAAGAGGTTATCAAGGTTTACCTCCGATGGCAGAAGTTCAGAAAGGTGGACGACGCGATATTTTAGCGTTGACTTTCACCATCGCAGTTTTATTGTTCGGTCAGGCACTGTATTTGTTTCATGCACCATAA
- a CDS encoding peptidase M16 domain-containing protein (similar to AA sequence:cyanobase_aa:LBDG_31980) has protein sequence MFFLKFLRQHRFASFLFVLCLGAVLLSNSVPFLQSASAATASMASMTTTDSVRKTVLENGLTVLTKEVPTAPVVTVQVWYRIGSRDEAQGVNGIAHQLEHLMFKGTSDRPIQFGRLFNALGSQSNAFTSYDQTAYFGTVAKEKLTALLALEADRMQNALINPDSLTSEKRVVISELQGYENSPDYRLDRAVMRAAFPNSPYGLPVGGTKADVEKFEVEQVRDYYSNYYSPDNATLILVGDFKTEPTLQTVKEVFGKVPKREKAKPTAQKTPTTIANPAKPSQPIVLREPGSAPLLNMVYPLPKAAEPDVPALHVLDLVLTQGRSSRLYQALVETGLVSGFSGYPANMISGGWYDLSATAAANQDLNKVNEAVQAVLADIRSKGVTTEELTRAKTQLKSSVLLQNRDITSQAQQLGFDQTVTGDYKYTDRFLAQVDRVTSADLQRVAKTYFTPEKATIGFFQPTSIDGKAGSGVNAGQTAEKFNAGPPVDPAQVAKYLPAVQKSDRTTQSLPERLVLPNGLKVLLIRDTSTPTVSLNAAMQAGSEFDSDAKAGIAKLTADNLTNGTKTKDALTLAKTLEDRGIDFGIDTNRESVLVSANALSEDIPILVQTLADVAQNATFPDRELELSRARSLTALKVQLDNPAVLARRVFQQTVYPENHPFHSFPTEASLKAIQRQDLVNFYQTHYRPDTTIVSLVGDFDPTQVKSLIEKELGGWKATGKAPSLTFPPVSTPTSTVRRYAPIPGKTQSVTLIGSAGIDRRDSRFYDASVMNQILGGDTLSSRLGSEVRDRQGLTYGIYSFFQAGNRPGPFVISMQTAPEDADKAIASTVKLLDQIRAKGVSTTEVTTAQRSITSGYPVDLANPDQLSSVVLMNELYGLNPQELRQYPTQINAVTPAQVNEAAQELIRPEQLIIVTAGPPKA, from the coding sequence ATGTTTTTTCTGAAATTTCTTCGGCAACATCGCTTTGCCAGCTTTTTGTTCGTGCTCTGTCTAGGCGCGGTTCTGCTCTCGAACTCTGTTCCTTTCCTGCAATCCGCGTCTGCTGCTACTGCTTCAATGGCTTCGATGACGACGACTGACAGTGTTCGTAAGACCGTGTTGGAGAATGGGTTAACGGTTTTGACGAAAGAAGTTCCAACGGCTCCTGTCGTGACTGTGCAAGTTTGGTATCGAATTGGATCGCGAGATGAAGCTCAAGGTGTGAATGGTATCGCGCACCAGCTAGAACATCTGATGTTTAAAGGAACGAGCGATCGACCGATTCAGTTCGGTCGCTTATTTAATGCGCTCGGTAGTCAATCCAATGCGTTCACGAGCTATGACCAGACCGCTTATTTTGGCACAGTCGCTAAAGAGAAATTAACGGCTCTACTCGCACTCGAAGCCGATCGAATGCAAAATGCGCTGATCAATCCTGATTCATTGACGAGCGAAAAGCGGGTCGTGATTTCAGAACTGCAAGGATATGAGAATAGTCCCGATTATCGGCTCGATCGAGCAGTGATGCGGGCGGCTTTTCCGAATTCGCCTTATGGATTGCCTGTGGGTGGAACTAAAGCAGATGTTGAAAAGTTTGAAGTTGAGCAAGTTCGGGACTACTACAGCAACTATTACAGCCCAGATAACGCGACTTTAATCTTGGTGGGCGACTTTAAGACGGAACCAACGCTGCAAACCGTAAAAGAAGTGTTTGGTAAAGTGCCGAAGCGGGAAAAAGCAAAACCGACTGCTCAGAAGACTCCAACTACGATCGCGAATCCTGCAAAACCGAGTCAGCCGATCGTTCTTCGCGAACCAGGTAGCGCTCCATTGCTGAATATGGTTTATCCGCTACCGAAGGCGGCTGAGCCAGATGTCCCAGCTTTACACGTTTTGGATTTGGTGCTGACCCAAGGACGCAGTTCTCGACTGTATCAAGCCTTGGTTGAAACGGGATTAGTCAGCGGTTTTAGTGGCTATCCTGCGAATATGATTTCGGGTGGCTGGTATGACCTTTCTGCGACTGCTGCTGCGAACCAGGACTTGAATAAAGTGAATGAAGCAGTTCAGGCAGTCTTGGCGGATATTCGATCGAAAGGTGTCACGACAGAAGAACTGACCCGCGCAAAAACTCAGCTTAAATCCTCAGTTCTTCTACAAAATCGGGACATTACGAGCCAAGCGCAGCAATTGGGATTCGATCAGACGGTCACGGGCGATTACAAATATACCGATCGCTTTTTGGCACAGGTCGATCGAGTGACTTCCGCTGATTTACAACGAGTCGCCAAAACGTATTTCACACCAGAGAAAGCGACGATCGGATTTTTCCAACCGACCTCGATCGACGGAAAAGCGGGGAGTGGAGTCAATGCAGGTCAAACCGCTGAGAAATTCAATGCAGGTCCGCCTGTTGATCCGGCTCAAGTGGCAAAATATCTGCCTGCGGTGCAAAAGAGCGATCGAACCACTCAATCTTTACCAGAAAGACTCGTGCTGCCGAATGGCTTGAAAGTGCTCCTGATTCGCGATACTAGCACTCCGACTGTTTCTCTAAATGCGGCAATGCAAGCGGGTTCAGAATTCGATTCGGATGCAAAAGCGGGAATTGCAAAACTCACCGCTGACAACTTAACGAACGGGACGAAAACAAAAGATGCCCTAACTCTGGCAAAAACGCTTGAGGATCGAGGCATTGACTTCGGCATTGATACGAATCGCGAAAGTGTTTTGGTGAGTGCGAATGCACTGTCTGAAGACATCCCAATTTTGGTGCAAACCTTGGCGGATGTGGCTCAGAACGCGACTTTCCCCGATCGAGAATTGGAACTATCCCGTGCTCGATCGCTAACCGCGCTGAAAGTTCAATTAGACAATCCAGCCGTTCTCGCTCGTCGCGTCTTCCAGCAAACGGTTTATCCCGAAAATCATCCATTCCACAGTTTTCCAACTGAAGCCAGCTTAAAGGCGATTCAGCGTCAGGATTTAGTCAATTTCTACCAGACCCATTACCGACCGGATACCACGATCGTTTCCTTAGTCGGTGATTTCGATCCTACTCAAGTCAAATCGCTGATCGAGAAAGAACTTGGCGGATGGAAAGCGACTGGAAAAGCTCCAAGTTTAACTTTCCCACCTGTTTCCACGCCAACTTCTACCGTTCGCCGTTACGCTCCGATTCCTGGAAAAACGCAATCGGTGACGTTAATTGGCTCAGCGGGTATCGATCGACGAGATTCACGATTCTATGATGCTTCGGTGATGAATCAAATCCTTGGAGGCGATACATTATCGAGCCGCTTGGGGTCAGAAGTCCGCGATCGACAAGGCTTGACTTACGGGATCTACAGCTTCTTCCAAGCAGGAAATCGTCCGGGTCCATTTGTGATTTCGATGCAAACCGCGCCCGAAGATGCCGATAAAGCGATCGCAAGTACGGTCAAACTTCTGGATCAAATTCGCGCCAAAGGGGTGAGTACAACCGAAGTGACGACAGCACAGCGATCGATTACCAGCGGCTACCCAGTCGATTTGGCAAACCCAGATCAGCTGTCTTCAGTCGTACTGATGAACGAGTTGTATGGGTTGAATCCTCAAGAACTGCGACAGTATCCGACTCAAATCAACGCTGTGACACCCGCACAAGTGAACGAAGCAGCGCAAGAATTGATTCGTCCTGAACAGTTGATCATTGTGACGGCAGGACCGCCTAAAGCGTAA
- a CDS encoding hypothetical protein (hypothetical protein CY0110_25136;~similar to AA sequence:cyanobase_aa:LBDG_34840), translating into MTQAQQTRNRAFVISGLGIALLIAVFLSPFASQNPDGLDRAAQDHGFEKNAAEEPIAHKLPFYQVFEEYQLRGVPEQIATPAAGLIGTLVTFGLAWGAGKALVRNREHHVDE; encoded by the coding sequence ATGACACAAGCACAACAAACTCGAAATCGTGCCTTTGTGATTTCTGGGCTAGGGATTGCATTGTTAATTGCAGTGTTTCTTTCTCCGTTTGCGAGTCAGAATCCAGATGGACTCGATCGAGCGGCTCAAGATCACGGCTTTGAAAAGAACGCAGCAGAAGAACCGATCGCACATAAGTTACCGTTCTACCAAGTCTTTGAAGAGTATCAGTTGCGGGGTGTTCCAGAGCAGATTGCGACTCCCGCAGCAGGATTAATTGGAACTTTAGTGACCTTTGGTTTAGCTTGGGGCGCTGGAAAAGCTCTGGTACGCAATCGTGAACATCATGTGGATGAATAG
- a CDS encoding cobalamin (vitamin B12) biosynthesis protein CbiM (similar to AA sequence:cyanobase_aa:LBDG_34830), with protein MTLFFAMHVPDGFLNLPVTLITWVFAIALIAISLNRVQAEYQERTVPLMGVCAAFIFAAQMINFPIPGGTSGHLLGGTLAGVLLGPWAGSLVMTVVFIVQGFLFQDGGLTALGANIFNMGLIGTFGGYYLYRTIRNVIGRDSFKGIATGAAIAAWTSVFVASIVCAFELALSGTVPLPVALGAMATWHVMIGIGEAVITVVALSYIYKTRPDMLYRASRSAVTEFPRSYSSH; from the coding sequence ATGACATTATTTTTCGCAATGCACGTTCCGGATGGATTTTTAAATCTACCCGTGACGTTAATTACTTGGGTGTTTGCGATCGCACTCATCGCCATTAGTCTCAATCGCGTTCAAGCCGAATATCAAGAGCGCACAGTGCCGCTGATGGGTGTTTGTGCGGCGTTTATCTTCGCGGCTCAGATGATTAATTTCCCGATTCCAGGTGGAACTTCAGGACACCTATTGGGTGGAACTCTGGCAGGAGTGTTATTGGGTCCTTGGGCGGGATCACTCGTGATGACCGTTGTATTTATTGTTCAGGGCTTTCTATTCCAGGATGGCGGTCTGACTGCACTGGGAGCCAATATTTTTAATATGGGATTGATCGGAACGTTTGGGGGCTACTACTTGTACCGCACGATTCGGAATGTGATCGGACGAGATTCGTTCAAAGGAATTGCAACTGGAGCCGCGATCGCAGCTTGGACGAGTGTATTCGTGGCTTCGATTGTCTGTGCGTTTGAACTTGCGCTCTCTGGAACAGTGCCGCTTCCCGTTGCTCTCGGTGCAATGGCAACATGGCACGTCATGATTGGAATTGGTGAAGCAGTGATCACGGTGGTTGCTTTGAGCTATATCTACAAGACTCGTCCCGACATGCTTTACCGGGCATCGCGTTCAGCAGTGACAGAATTTCCTCGATCGTACTCTTCGCACTAA
- a CDS encoding hypothetical protein (similar to AA sequence:cyanobase_aa:LBDG_34790;~transcription termination/antitermination factor NusG): protein MTYTSDETQNDRADDNQDEVLSKSARWYAVQVASGCEKRVKMNLEQRIETLDVANRILEVQIPETPILKHQKDGRAKESAEKVFPGYVLVKMVMDDETWQVIKNTPNVINFVGAEQKRRYGRGRGHVKPMPLGHGEVERIFKQSQEQEPVRKIDMATGDKITVLSGPFKDFEGEVIEVSPERNKLKALLSIFGRETPVELEVNQVEKI from the coding sequence ATGACATACACTTCAGACGAAACTCAGAACGATCGTGCGGACGACAACCAGGATGAAGTGTTGTCAAAAAGTGCCCGCTGGTATGCCGTACAAGTGGCATCGGGTTGCGAAAAGCGCGTGAAAATGAATTTAGAACAGCGCATCGAAACGCTCGATGTGGCAAATCGAATTTTGGAAGTTCAGATCCCCGAAACGCCAATTTTGAAGCACCAAAAAGACGGACGAGCCAAGGAATCGGCTGAGAAAGTTTTTCCTGGTTACGTTCTCGTAAAGATGGTGATGGATGATGAGACGTGGCAGGTGATTAAGAATACTCCCAACGTGATCAACTTCGTCGGAGCCGAACAGAAGCGTCGTTATGGACGCGGGCGCGGTCACGTGAAACCAATGCCATTGGGACATGGAGAAGTCGAACGCATCTTCAAACAGTCCCAAGAGCAGGAGCCAGTCAGGAAAATCGACATGGCAACGGGCGACAAGATTACGGTGCTTTCGGGTCCGTTTAAGGACTTTGAAGGGGAAGTGATCGAAGTTAGTCCGGAGCGGAACAAGCTCAAAGCACTTCTATCTATCTTTGGGCGAGAAACCCCAGTGGAACTAGAAGTAAACCAAGTAGAGAAAATTTAA
- a CDS encoding 50S ribosomal protein L10 (similar to AA sequence:cyanobase_aa:LBDG_34760), with the protein MGRTLANKKEIVADLKETLNETQLMFIIGYSGLTVAEISDLRNRLRPKGAVCQVAKNTFMAKATEGDDRWQAVGELLKGDSAFVMVKDDLGGAIKAYQEFQKASKKTEMRGGVMDGRVLKEADLKAIADLPSKEQLIAQIAGAINGVATQLAVGINEVPSGLARALKQLSEKEDAA; encoded by the coding sequence GTGGGAAGAACGTTAGCAAACAAGAAAGAGATTGTTGCTGATCTGAAAGAAACGCTAAACGAAACACAGTTGATGTTTATCATTGGCTACAGTGGTTTGACCGTGGCGGAGATCTCAGATTTACGGAATCGCTTGCGTCCGAAAGGTGCGGTTTGTCAGGTGGCGAAAAACACCTTTATGGCAAAAGCAACCGAGGGTGACGATCGTTGGCAAGCGGTGGGCGAATTGCTGAAAGGTGATTCCGCGTTTGTCATGGTCAAAGACGATCTCGGTGGTGCAATCAAGGCTTATCAAGAGTTCCAAAAGGCATCGAAAAAGACCGAGATGCGTGGCGGTGTGATGGATGGCAGAGTTCTGAAAGAAGCCGATTTAAAGGCGATCGCAGATCTACCGTCCAAGGAACAACTGATCGCGCAAATTGCAGGCGCAATCAACGGAGTCGCGACCCAATTGGCAGTCGGTATCAACGAAGTACCGTCTGGATTGGCAAGAGCGCTCAAACAACTGTCCGAAAAAGAAGATGCGGCTTAG
- a CDS encoding cobalt ABC transporter ATP binding protein (similar to AA sequence:cyanobase_aa:LBDG_34860) — protein MHHNPIEIYNLSYAYPDGTQALNGVTVSIRAAERVALVGANGSGKSTLLMHFNGLITPQVGQVIAGELPVETQNLKQIRNFVGLVFQNPDDQLFMPTVWEDITFGPLNQGVTGQALTHRAIHAMRCVGLDPDAYGSRSANGLSGGEKKRVAIAGVLAMQPQVLVLDEPSAQLDPRSRRQLIELLDTLPLTQLIATHDLDLALELCDRTIVLSKGRIVFDGATERIMSDPELLTQHALEPPLSYSRPYCQIEDYNKA, from the coding sequence ATGCACCATAATCCGATCGAGATTTACAATCTCTCTTATGCTTACCCAGACGGTACTCAAGCACTGAATGGGGTAACTGTTTCAATCCGTGCGGCGGAGCGAGTCGCTTTAGTGGGCGCGAATGGTTCTGGTAAATCCACTTTACTGATGCACTTTAATGGCTTGATCACGCCGCAAGTGGGTCAAGTGATTGCAGGCGAACTTCCAGTCGAAACTCAAAATCTCAAACAGATTCGTAACTTTGTCGGGTTAGTGTTTCAAAATCCGGATGATCAATTGTTCATGCCGACCGTCTGGGAAGATATTACCTTCGGTCCCCTAAATCAAGGCGTGACTGGACAAGCCTTAACCCATCGAGCCATTCATGCGATGCGCTGTGTTGGGCTTGATCCTGATGCGTATGGATCTCGAAGTGCGAATGGTCTGTCTGGTGGAGAGAAAAAAAGAGTCGCGATCGCGGGAGTTCTCGCCATGCAGCCTCAAGTTCTCGTACTCGATGAACCTTCAGCGCAGTTAGATCCGCGATCGCGTCGTCAGTTGATTGAATTACTCGATACGTTGCCGCTGACACAATTGATTGCAACGCATGATTTGGATTTAGCTCTGGAATTATGCGATCGAACGATCGTTCTGAGTAAAGGGCGAATTGTGTTTGATGGCGCGACTGAGAGAATCATGAGCGATCCAGAGCTATTAACTCAACACGCATTAGAGCCGCCCTTGAGTTACAGTCGCCCTTACTGTCAGATTGAAGATTACAACAAGGCTTGA
- a CDS encoding glutathione peroxidase (similar to AA sequence:cyanobase_aa:LBDG_34890): MTTTQSPSIYDFAANSLEGQPVSLSTFKDKVLLIVNTASQCGFTPQYQGLQSIYTKYQNQGFEVLGFPCNQFGQQEPGSANEIQSFCEMRFGVTFPLFEKIDVNGANAHPLFKYLTKSAPGIFGTEGIKWNFTKFLVDRSGKVVKRYPSTTKPEDIEKDIQALL, encoded by the coding sequence ATGACTACAACACAATCGCCATCTATCTATGACTTTGCGGCAAATAGTCTCGAAGGTCAGCCTGTTTCATTGAGCACATTCAAAGATAAAGTGCTGTTGATTGTGAATACTGCAAGTCAATGTGGGTTTACACCTCAGTATCAAGGTCTACAGTCGATTTATACCAAGTATCAGAATCAAGGCTTTGAAGTTTTAGGATTTCCTTGTAATCAATTCGGACAACAAGAACCCGGCAGCGCGAATGAGATCCAATCATTCTGTGAGATGCGCTTTGGTGTGACCTTTCCATTGTTTGAAAAAATCGATGTGAATGGAGCGAATGCACATCCATTGTTCAAGTATTTGACGAAATCTGCACCTGGAATTTTTGGGACAGAAGGCATCAAATGGAACTTTACGAAGTTCTTAGTCGATCGCTCTGGAAAAGTGGTCAAACGCTATCCTTCTACAACCAAGCCTGAAGATATCGAAAAAGATATTCAAGCCTTGTTGTAA
- a CDS encoding 50S ribosomal protein L19 (similar to AA sequence:cyanobase_aa:LBDG_34820) translates to MKAQEIIRSIEAEQLKDNIPTIYIGDTVRVGVIIQEGDKERTQPYEGVVIAKGSAGITQNITVRRVFQGVGVERVFLIHSPRIESIKVIRRAKVRRAKLYYLRDRVGKATRLKQRFDRPLT, encoded by the coding sequence ATGAAAGCGCAAGAAATCATCCGCTCGATCGAAGCGGAACAACTAAAAGACAATATCCCCACGATCTATATCGGGGATACGGTTCGCGTCGGCGTGATCATTCAAGAGGGTGACAAGGAACGGACCCAGCCCTATGAAGGTGTTGTGATTGCAAAAGGTAGTGCTGGCATCACGCAAAACATCACCGTGCGGCGTGTGTTTCAAGGTGTTGGAGTTGAGCGAGTTTTCCTCATTCACTCTCCGCGCATTGAAAGCATCAAAGTGATTCGTCGGGCAAAAGTACGTCGGGCGAAATTGTATTACCTCCGCGATCGTGTGGGTAAAGCAACTCGCTTGAAGCAGCGTTTCGATCGCCCCTTGACTTAG
- a CDS encoding XisI protein (similar to AA sequence:cyanobase_aa:LBDG_54200), producing MAVEQYRQYIRQLLTERAQRASYPRSAQEYEVQTLFDDEQDHYQLLHVGWRGTRRHFGCVLHLDIKDGKIWIQHDGTEEGIANRLVELGVPKQDIVLAFHEPAVRQYTDFGVGINL from the coding sequence ATGGCTGTAGAACAATACCGCCAATACATTCGACAGCTTCTCACTGAACGCGCTCAACGTGCCTCTTATCCACGATCGGCACAAGAGTACGAGGTACAAACCCTTTTCGATGACGAGCAGGATCACTACCAATTGCTTCATGTCGGTTGGCGGGGAACTCGTCGGCACTTTGGGTGTGTGCTGCATTTAGATATCAAAGACGGAAAAATTTGGATTCAGCATGATGGTACAGAAGAAGGCATCGCAAATCGATTAGTTGAGTTAGGCGTACCAAAACAAGACATTGTTCTTGCCTTTCATGAGCCAGCCGTTCGCCAGTACACAGATTTTGGTGTGGGAATCAATCTGTAA
- a CDS encoding ribosomal protein L11 (similar to AA sequence:cyanobase_aa:LBDG_34780) — translation MAKKVTAVIKLAINAGKANPAPPIGPALGQHGVNIMMFCKEYNARTADQAGMVVPVEISVYEDRSFTFILKTPPASKLIAKAAGIETGSGEPNKKKVGKISRSQLEDIAKTKLPDLNANDIEAAMKIIEGTARNMGVTVTD, via the coding sequence ATGGCTAAAAAAGTTACCGCAGTGATCAAGCTGGCGATTAATGCTGGCAAGGCGAACCCTGCGCCGCCGATCGGACCTGCGCTCGGTCAGCACGGGGTCAATATCATGATGTTCTGCAAGGAATACAACGCCAGAACCGCCGATCAAGCGGGCATGGTCGTTCCTGTAGAAATCTCAGTTTACGAAGATCGCAGTTTTACGTTTATTCTCAAAACCCCGCCTGCATCAAAACTGATTGCAAAAGCGGCTGGAATTGAAACAGGTTCTGGTGAGCCGAACAAAAAGAAAGTGGGCAAAATCTCCCGCTCTCAATTGGAAGACATCGCCAAAACCAAATTGCCTGACCTCAATGCAAACGACATTGAAGCAGCAATGAAAATCATCGAAGGAACCGCTCGTAACATGGGCGTAACCGTCACCGATTAA
- a CDS encoding preprotein translocase subunit SecE (similar to AA sequence:cyanobase_aa:LBDG_34800), whose amino-acid sequence MAKTEEVKKSGFNPNEFAKETKEELDKVVWPSRQQLIGESISVILMVTLSATTIYLVDQLFHWAQVKVFG is encoded by the coding sequence GTGGCAAAGACAGAAGAGGTCAAAAAATCAGGATTCAACCCCAACGAGTTTGCAAAGGAAACCAAGGAAGAACTCGATAAGGTCGTTTGGCCCAGCCGACAACAATTAATCGGTGAATCCATTTCGGTAATTTTGATGGTGACGCTCTCCGCAACCACGATTTACCTCGTCGATCAACTCTTTCATTGGGCACAAGTGAAGGTATTCGGATGA
- a CDS encoding ribosomal protein L1 (similar to AA sequence:cyanobase_aa:LBDG_34770): MVKKLSKRTRELRAKVQDKAYTPLEALELLKETATAKFAESAEAHIRLGIDPKYSDQQLRTTVALPKGTGQEVRVAVIARGENVTAATNAGADIAGSEELIDEIQKGRMDFDLLIATPDVMPQVAKLGRVLGPRGLMPSPKGGTVTFDLAQAIAEFKAGKLEFRADRTGIVHVLFGKSTFSAEDLLTNLKALQETIDRNRPSGAKGRYWRTMYVSSTMGPSIEVDINSLRDLKVGDAA; the protein is encoded by the coding sequence ATGGTAAAGAAACTATCAAAGCGCACGAGAGAGTTACGTGCCAAAGTTCAAGACAAGGCTTACACCCCTTTAGAAGCCTTAGAACTGCTGAAAGAGACTGCAACAGCGAAATTTGCCGAATCCGCAGAGGCTCACATCCGTCTCGGTATCGATCCGAAGTACAGCGATCAACAGTTAAGAACCACGGTTGCACTACCGAAGGGAACCGGGCAAGAAGTCCGAGTTGCGGTGATTGCACGAGGCGAGAATGTGACCGCAGCAACTAACGCGGGCGCTGACATTGCAGGATCGGAAGAATTGATCGATGAAATCCAAAAAGGACGGATGGATTTTGATCTGTTGATTGCGACTCCCGATGTGATGCCGCAAGTCGCGAAGTTGGGTCGAGTATTGGGTCCGCGTGGTTTGATGCCGTCACCGAAAGGTGGAACTGTCACGTTCGATTTGGCGCAAGCGATCGCAGAATTCAAAGCAGGGAAACTCGAATTCCGGGCAGATCGTACCGGGATTGTTCACGTTCTGTTTGGCAAATCAACCTTCTCGGCTGAAGACTTGCTCACCAACTTGAAAGCGCTGCAAGAAACGATCGATAGAAACAGACCCTCCGGTGCAAAAGGACGCTATTGGCGTACAATGTATGTGTCGTCAACGATGGGACCTTCGATCGAGGTCGATATCAACAGCTTGCGCGACCTCAAAGTTGGAGATGCCGCTTAG
- a CDS encoding XisH protein (similar to AA sequence:cyanobase_aa:LBDG_54190), which yields MVKTALEKEGWIITADPYEISIDDVDFEIDLAAEQLLAAEREGRSIAVEIKSFTSPSNVSDFHTALGQFLNYRDALGLIDPDRQLYLASANIRLRELLSTSIYSVFGQTLSIAVADL from the coding sequence GTGGTCAAAACTGCTCTAGAAAAGGAGGGCTGGATCATCACCGCTGATCCTTATGAGATTAGTATTGATGATGTAGATTTTGAGATCGATTTAGCCGCAGAGCAACTGTTAGCCGCAGAACGAGAAGGGAGATCGATCGCAGTAGAAATCAAAAGTTTCACAAGTCCCTCAAATGTGTCAGACTTTCACACTGCTTTGGGACAATTCTTGAACTATCGAGACGCACTGGGACTGATTGACCCCGATCGACAACTTTACTTGGCCAGTGCGAACATCCGTTTACGAGAGCTTCTTTCAACGTCGATTTATTCAGTCTTCGGTCAAACGCTATCAATTGCGGTTGCTGATTTATGA
- a CDS encoding 50S ribosomal protein L7/L12 (similar to AA sequence:cyanobase_aa:Aazo_1037) — protein MSAVTDEIVEKLKGLTLLEASELVKQIEEAFGVSAAAPAGGMMMMAPGGGGAAAAEEVEEKTEFDAVLEEVPADKKIAVLKVVRGITGLGLKEAKDLVEAAPKAVKEGVAKAEAEDIKKQIEEAGGKVTVK, from the coding sequence ATGTCTGCTGTAACTGATGAAATTGTAGAGAAGTTGAAAGGCTTGACCCTGCTCGAAGCCTCTGAACTGGTCAAGCAAATCGAAGAAGCGTTTGGTGTCAGTGCTGCGGCTCCGGCTGGCGGCATGATGATGATGGCTCCAGGTGGTGGCGGTGCTGCTGCGGCTGAAGAAGTCGAAGAGAAGACCGAATTCGATGCAGTCTTGGAAGAAGTTCCGGCTGATAAGAAGATCGCAGTTCTGAAGGTCGTTCGGGGCATCACGGGTCTGGGTCTGAAAGAAGCGAAAGACCTCGTAGAAGCTGCACCAAAAGCGGTGAAAGAAGGTGTCGCGAAGGCTGAAGCTGAAGATATCAAGAAACAAATCGAAGAAGCTGGCGGTAAAGTCACCGTTAAGTAG